The Sulfolobus acidocaldarius DSM 639 genome has a window encoding:
- the hisC gene encoding histidinol-phosphate transaminase, which produces MCLIGSFIAPTDVSKLIYPWLIEAEDYAFDDIKDGIRLHLNESPYPPPLHIIQAVEKYLIYGNRYQHPELTERLRRLAAEYTKVEPENIYPTPGGDGAIRSVFYNLVQPGDKVVFNYPSYSMYNIYASVRGLKKAKINLIEDGDWWKEDNEKLLNESKDARLVVIDNPNNPTGSPMLSEDVLKELLETVKGFVMIDEAYFEFYGKSFSRLIYDYPNLMIVRTLSKAFSLASFRVGYLIANKDVIKVLMKPSTPFDISLPGLIAGITALEDPSYTKHVVAEVSKNREYLLSELRRLGLKVYNSFTNFVFVKDNRNLLSFLMAKRIAIRKPVSGYYRISVGSESDCEALIKALGELVETGNS; this is translated from the coding sequence GTGTGTTTAATAGGGTCATTTATTGCACCAACCGATGTTTCAAAGTTAATATATCCGTGGTTAATTGAAGCAGAAGATTACGCATTTGATGATATAAAAGATGGTATAAGACTACATCTTAATGAATCCCCATATCCACCTCCCTTACATATTATACAGGCTGTGGAAAAATATCTAATTTATGGAAACCGCTATCAGCACCCTGAACTTACAGAGAGGTTAAGACGTTTAGCTGCGGAGTATACAAAAGTTGAACCAGAGAACATTTATCCTACGCCTGGTGGGGACGGTGCGATAAGATCTGTATTTTACAATCTAGTTCAACCTGGAGACAAGGTTGTGTTCAACTATCCATCATATAGCATGTATAATATTTACGCTTCTGTGCGCGGACTAAAGAAAGCTAAAATAAATTTAATTGAGGATGGAGACTGGTGGAAAGAAGATAATGAGAAATTGCTAAATGAGAGTAAAGACGCTAGACTTGTCGTCATAGATAATCCTAATAATCCCACAGGTTCTCCAATGTTGTCTGAAGATGTGTTAAAGGAGTTACTTGAAACTGTAAAAGGCTTCGTTATGATCGACGAGGCATACTTTGAATTTTATGGCAAGAGCTTCTCCAGGCTCATCTACGATTATCCTAACTTGATGATAGTCAGGACGTTAAGCAAAGCATTTTCACTTGCTTCATTTAGAGTAGGCTATTTGATAGCAAATAAGGACGTCATTAAGGTACTAATGAAACCTTCAACACCTTTTGATATCTCGCTTCCAGGCTTAATAGCGGGGATAACTGCACTTGAGGATCCTTCTTATACAAAACATGTTGTGGCTGAAGTATCTAAAAACAGGGAATATCTATTATCAGAATTAAGAAGATTAGGTCTAAAAGTGTATAACTCTTTCACAAACTTTGTTTTCGTAAAAGACAACAGGAACCTGTTAAGTTTTCTTATGGCTAAAAGGATAGCTATAAGGAAACCAGTCTCAGGATATTACCGTATATCTGTAGGTAGTGAAAGTGATTGTGAAGCTTTAATAAAAGCATTAGGTGAGTTAGTTGAAACTGGCAATTCCTAA
- the hisG gene encoding ATP phosphoribosyltransferase, with the protein MKLAIPNKGRLQQPVLQFLNYVGIRPLSSDERALIIPTNWEGIQLVMLRTEDIPSLVEAGAADIGITGYDYVLESGANVDELIRLDFGKAKIVLAVPLSWDYNSPDQIKQEIRIATKYYNLAKKYITEKGIPAKVVKISGAAEVIPSLGAADAIIDVMSTGTTLKLHGLKPLDTVLETQAVVIGNRYWMKSDEADKINLMLTMMKGALYARNKKMIFMNVPDSKLNNVIQSLPAMLSPTLSKLAKGDAWEVITVIDGDKLPEIIAKVVANGARDIVVVDIEKVIK; encoded by the coding sequence TTGAAACTGGCAATTCCTAATAAGGGAAGATTACAGCAACCAGTACTCCAATTTCTAAATTATGTAGGGATAAGACCTTTATCTTCAGACGAGAGAGCTCTGATAATACCAACTAATTGGGAAGGAATACAATTAGTAATGTTAAGGACAGAGGATATACCAAGTCTCGTAGAAGCTGGTGCTGCAGATATTGGAATTACTGGATATGATTATGTATTAGAGTCAGGTGCAAACGTGGATGAGTTAATAAGGTTAGATTTCGGAAAAGCCAAAATAGTGCTAGCAGTACCACTTTCCTGGGATTATAATTCTCCTGATCAAATAAAACAAGAGATAAGGATAGCCACTAAATATTACAACTTAGCTAAAAAATATATAACAGAAAAAGGGATTCCCGCAAAGGTAGTCAAGATAAGTGGTGCTGCAGAGGTCATTCCATCATTAGGGGCAGCGGACGCAATTATAGACGTAATGAGTACCGGAACTACACTTAAATTACATGGTTTAAAACCACTAGATACTGTTTTAGAAACTCAGGCAGTAGTTATTGGTAACAGATATTGGATGAAGAGTGATGAGGCTGACAAAATTAATCTAATGTTAACGATGATGAAGGGAGCTCTTTATGCTAGAAATAAGAAAATGATATTTATGAATGTGCCAGATAGTAAATTAAACAATGTTATACAGTCATTACCAGCTATGCTATCACCAACTCTTTCTAAACTAGCTAAAGGCGATGCATGGGAAGTGATCACAGTAATAGATGGTGATAAATTACCAGAAATTATAGCAAAAGTTGTGGCTAATGGTGCCCGAGACATAGTGGTAGTAGATATAGAAAAGGTGATAAAGTGA
- the hisA gene encoding 1-(5-phosphoribosyl)-5-((5-phosphoribosylamino)methylideneamino)imidazole-4-carboxamide isomerase: MKVMPSIDISNKVAVKRIRGKGGSGIILGDPLKIAKEIISEGYDAIHIVDLDAAEGLGDNKDIIKQICTLGFSWTQVGGGVRKLEIAKDILEYCSSIVVSTLPITNRQEYDKIISGVGVDKVFLSIDYDDNGYVLIKGWKEKSVKVSDLLDLESGGVIFTYIPNEGTKGGIDNNVVEYVKSVKKIKEYAGGIGSLDDLLKLKSFGFDYSIIGMSFYNGTLRGIRFV, from the coding sequence ATGAAAGTTATGCCCAGCATAGATATCAGTAACAAAGTAGCTGTGAAAAGAATTCGCGGAAAGGGCGGTTCAGGGATAATATTGGGGGATCCATTGAAGATAGCTAAAGAAATCATTTCAGAAGGGTACGACGCAATTCATATTGTGGATCTTGACGCAGCAGAAGGTCTAGGAGATAATAAAGATATTATCAAGCAGATATGCACATTAGGTTTCTCGTGGACTCAAGTTGGAGGAGGAGTAAGAAAATTAGAGATTGCTAAAGATATTCTTGAATATTGTTCTTCAATAGTTGTTTCTACTCTTCCTATAACTAACAGACAAGAATATGATAAGATTATTTCAGGTGTTGGGGTTGATAAAGTATTTTTGTCAATTGACTATGACGATAATGGCTATGTGCTCATAAAAGGATGGAAAGAGAAAAGTGTGAAAGTAAGTGACCTATTAGATTTAGAGTCTGGGGGTGTAATATTTACTTACATACCCAATGAGGGCACAAAGGGAGGGATAGATAATAATGTGGTTGAATATGTGAAGAGTGTGAAGAAAATTAAGGAATATGCTGGTGGTATTGGTAGTTTGGATGATCTTCTTAAACTAAAATCATTTGGGTTCGATTATAGTATAATAGGAATGAGCTTTTATAATGGGACATTGAGAGGTATCAGATTTGTCTAG